One part of the Desulfobulbaceae bacterium genome encodes these proteins:
- a CDS encoding RluA family pseudouridine synthase — translation MHTTIKKSAPRLKHQPKGVELLYEDADILVVNKPSGLLTMGTERDKSHTVQSALNDYVRKGCHKSRNRVYIVHRLDRDTSGILLFAKNDKAKLSLQSDWENTTKIYLAVVFGHLTIPQEGTISSYLVENAAFSVYSTPDPAKGRLSHTAYTLVKESKDFSLLQVHLITGRKHQIRVHFADKGHPVVGDRKYAKGHPSHSKMALHAYTISFTHPVSGARLRFDAQIPGLFSRLVGNFELPGV, via the coding sequence ATGCATACAACTATAAAAAAGTCGGCTCCACGATTAAAACATCAGCCCAAAGGGGTTGAATTGCTGTATGAGGATGCTGATATCCTCGTAGTTAATAAGCCCAGCGGTCTTTTGACCATGGGTACCGAGCGAGACAAATCGCATACCGTGCAATCGGCCCTTAATGACTACGTCCGCAAGGGTTGCCATAAGTCACGAAACCGGGTGTATATCGTGCATCGGCTGGATCGTGACACCTCCGGAATTTTGCTGTTTGCTAAAAACGACAAAGCTAAGTTGTCGCTGCAGTCAGACTGGGAAAATACCACCAAAATCTATTTGGCCGTGGTGTTCGGCCATCTCACTATCCCCCAAGAAGGGACCATCAGCAGTTATTTGGTCGAGAATGCCGCCTTCTCGGTCTATTCCACCCCTGACCCGGCCAAGGGCAGGTTGTCGCATACGGCTTATACCCTCGTAAAAGAGTCGAAAGATTTTAGCCTGCTGCAGGTTCATCTGATCACTGGAAGAAAGCATCAAATCCGGGTACATTTCGCCGACAAGGGTCATCCTGTAGTCGGTGACCGAAAGTACGCCAAGGGCCACCCTTCACATTCTAAAATGGCGCTGCATGCTTACACGATTTCCTTCACCCATCCCGTGAGTGGAGCACGACTTCGTTTTGATGCGCAGATTCCCGGACTTTTTTCCCGGCTGGTTGGCAACTTCGAGTTGCCAGGCGTTTAG
- a CDS encoding RNB domain-containing ribonuclease has protein sequence MQGKIIEYVEHGKFICAAIMEDVHQRLRLLNQNGREVNLPQARVVHQSRQGLNIKAAHDLIIKELQDTAKIRQQMTLPVALQDVWQLAIEEKELSFSPQFLADLCFGGTANDDQISAMIRAVFADPIYFKYRDDQIQVHTPEVVEQLLTKQETARQRQNMLLVGAEAIKTLWAGGIPTAWPEQDCLTIIGDHYLFDKETPHWEMARELLKEAGLTRPHDAFHLLVKAGRWQANENIPLLRHQPPVEFSEASMAQVKTIVDASQVMATTGRLDLRELPIITIDGASTRDFDDALHLRETTDGLEVGIHISDVACHVAPGTPLFKDAEQRATSIYFPDAIVPMLPRELSEGALSLIKDQDRAALSFLVTLSRDGEIKQSRIVRSLIRVKRQLSYYEAESQINSDRELALLADLSKKLLQRRISAGATIIPIPDVVFHFTEGRVDGIRLMDVDTIMRTLVSEFMVLANTLAASFLADRQEPGLYRTQEPPRKRLVQQPEHDIYINFKQRRFLARGMLLATPKRHAGVGVEQYTTTTSPIRRFLDLVIQHQISSILAGQGARFSEREMNEFSSLIASAQTKVNLVRQLRHRYWLFKFLENKKGEYLPALVLDVRNNKVQVVLQDYLFEGDLPANQAIRPEPGDTVRVRIAKVSPLDDTISFEW, from the coding sequence ATGCAGGGAAAAATTATCGAATATGTCGAGCATGGCAAGTTTATCTGCGCAGCAATCATGGAGGACGTCCACCAACGCCTCCGCCTCCTCAACCAGAACGGACGAGAGGTCAATCTGCCCCAAGCCAGAGTGGTCCATCAATCCCGGCAAGGCCTTAACATCAAGGCCGCCCATGACCTGATCATCAAAGAGCTGCAGGATACTGCCAAAATCCGGCAGCAGATGACACTGCCGGTAGCATTGCAGGATGTCTGGCAGTTGGCAATCGAAGAGAAAGAGTTATCCTTCTCCCCTCAGTTTCTTGCAGACCTCTGCTTTGGCGGAACCGCAAACGACGACCAGATCTCAGCCATGATCCGAGCTGTTTTTGCCGACCCCATCTACTTTAAATACCGCGACGACCAAATCCAGGTTCATACGCCGGAAGTGGTTGAACAACTATTAACCAAACAGGAAACAGCCCGCCAGCGCCAGAACATGCTCCTGGTCGGCGCCGAGGCGATAAAAACCCTCTGGGCCGGCGGCATCCCCACTGCCTGGCCAGAACAAGACTGCCTGACCATCATTGGCGATCATTACCTCTTCGACAAAGAGACGCCCCATTGGGAAATGGCCCGCGAACTCCTCAAAGAGGCTGGGCTGACCAGACCCCACGACGCCTTCCATCTCCTGGTCAAGGCCGGACGCTGGCAGGCAAATGAAAATATCCCCCTGCTCCGCCATCAACCGCCGGTGGAATTTTCCGAAGCCAGCATGGCTCAGGTCAAGACCATCGTCGATGCCAGTCAAGTCATGGCTACCACAGGACGCCTTGACCTAAGAGAGCTTCCGATCATCACCATCGACGGGGCGTCAACCCGAGATTTCGACGACGCACTTCATCTCAGAGAAACAACGGACGGGCTTGAGGTCGGCATCCACATCAGCGACGTGGCGTGCCATGTCGCGCCCGGCACCCCCCTGTTCAAAGACGCAGAACAGCGGGCAACCTCCATCTACTTCCCGGATGCCATCGTCCCCATGCTGCCAAGGGAGTTATCGGAAGGGGCTTTAAGCCTGATCAAGGATCAAGATCGGGCCGCGCTCAGCTTCCTGGTTACCCTGTCCCGGGACGGTGAAATCAAACAGAGCCGGATCGTCCGCAGCCTGATCCGAGTCAAGCGCCAACTGAGCTATTATGAGGCAGAATCACAAATCAACTCAGACCGGGAACTGGCGCTCCTTGCTGATCTCAGCAAGAAACTCTTACAGCGACGGATTTCTGCCGGCGCCACGATCATTCCCATCCCCGATGTAGTCTTCCACTTCACCGAGGGCAGAGTTGATGGCATTCGCCTAATGGATGTTGACACCATCATGCGAACCCTGGTTTCTGAATTCATGGTCCTTGCCAACACCCTGGCAGCAAGCTTCCTCGCTGACCGCCAGGAACCGGGCCTCTACCGGACCCAGGAGCCGCCGCGTAAACGTCTGGTCCAGCAACCAGAGCACGACATCTACATCAATTTCAAACAACGTCGTTTCCTGGCGAGAGGTATGCTTCTCGCTACTCCGAAACGTCACGCCGGAGTCGGCGTCGAACAATACACCACCACCACCTCTCCCATCCGGCGATTTCTGGATCTGGTCATCCAGCACCAGATCAGCTCTATCCTGGCAGGCCAGGGCGCCCGCTTCAGCGAACGGGAGATGAACGAATTCTCAAGCCTGATCGCCAGCGCCCAGACCAAGGTCAATCTGGTCCGTCAGCTCCGCCACCGCTACTGGCTGTTCAAGTTCCTGGAGAACAAAAAAGGCGAGTATCTGCCCGCCTTGGTATTAGATGTTAGAAACAATAAGGTACAAGTGGTGTTGCAGGACTATCTCTTCGAAGGGGATCTCCCCGCCAACCAGGCTATCCGCCCCGAACCCGGCGACACCGTACGGGTGAGGATCGCCAAGGTAAGCCCGTTGGACGATACGATCAGCTTTGAGTGGTAA
- a CDS encoding GTPase Era, which translates to MNQQQNELIKSGMVALVGPPNVGKSTLLNALLGQKISIVSPKPQTTRNRILGIVNGPGYQVVLVDTPGLHKGTILLNVEMLKVAMETLSEVDIIVFMVDATMPPPRPDSDLTECLAGRTTPVILLINKIDLIGRAKILPLIQAYQFLHDFAAIIPISALRGDGPDRVLDELVARLPEGPLYFPDDIPTDATVRSIAAEMIREKVFLLTGQEVPYGAAVMIDRFQEGESLITIDATIIVERDSQKGIVIGKHGAKLKEIGTAARRDIEELTECKVMLKLFVKVVKNWTKNPSFLAEIGF; encoded by the coding sequence ATGAATCAACAACAAAATGAACTGATAAAATCGGGAATGGTCGCCTTAGTCGGTCCTCCCAATGTTGGTAAATCCACCTTGCTCAATGCCTTGCTGGGGCAGAAGATCTCCATTGTCTCGCCTAAACCGCAGACTACCCGCAACCGGATTTTAGGAATTGTTAACGGACCTGGGTATCAGGTAGTCTTGGTGGACACCCCCGGCTTGCATAAGGGCACCATTCTCTTGAACGTGGAGATGTTGAAGGTTGCCATGGAGACCTTAAGCGAGGTGGATATTATCGTGTTCATGGTCGATGCCACCATGCCGCCGCCTCGGCCCGATAGCGATTTGACCGAGTGCCTGGCCGGTCGCACTACCCCTGTTATCTTGCTGATCAACAAGATCGATCTTATCGGGCGGGCAAAAATTCTGCCCTTGATTCAAGCCTATCAGTTTCTACACGACTTTGCCGCTATCATCCCTATTTCTGCTCTGCGTGGAGATGGGCCGGATCGGGTGCTCGACGAGCTTGTGGCCAGGCTGCCGGAAGGACCGCTCTATTTTCCTGACGATATCCCTACCGATGCCACGGTCCGCTCCATTGCCGCTGAGATGATTCGAGAGAAGGTTTTTCTGCTCACTGGCCAGGAAGTGCCTTATGGCGCCGCGGTTATGATTGATCGATTCCAGGAAGGGGAGAGTTTGATTACAATCGACGCCACCATCATCGTGGAGCGGGATTCCCAGAAGGGGATCGTGATCGGCAAGCATGGGGCTAAACTAAAAGAGATCGGCACCGCGGCCAGGCGGGATATCGAGGAGTTGACTGAGTGCAAGGTTATGCTCAAGTTGTTTGTCAAGGTGGTGAAAAATTGGACCAAAAACCCGAGTTTTCTAGCAGAAATCGGGTTCTGA
- a CDS encoding glutamate--tRNA ligase: MSEVRVRFPPSPTGYLHIGGARTALYNWLFAKKHHGKLILRIEDTDTERSTQESIDGIIEGLEWLGIDWDEGPYFQTEFAAEHVERAHQLIASGHAYKCFCSKEELDQKRDVAQASKQEYGYDGTCRRLSADEIAAREANGLQYVVRFKVARAEGGEVSFDDKVLGRVARSVNDIEDFVIVRSNGKPLYLLCNVVDDIRDRISHVIRGQDHLGNTAKQILIYQALGAQVPEFAHMPLTLDLNKAKISKRSHGEIVAVQFYKQRGFLPWALANFLILLGWSGGDDQEIFSREELIEVFTLERINKSNSIFNYRKDDPKFFTDPKAISINEHYLRTMPIAEIAALVEADFKAEGLWDDSYAATRRDWFLSTLDLIRARFHTIKDFAVGGRAYFADDFEFEEAAVRKNVLKFPELKEWLPALAKRLEALPEFSLEAVEELLRAMAEELGVKPGVLINGARAVVTGRLAGPSMFEVLIAIGRERVIARLAKAGELFARFGG, encoded by the coding sequence ATGTCTGAGGTCAGAGTTCGATTTCCACCCAGCCCGACTGGGTATCTGCATATTGGCGGGGCCCGCACGGCCCTGTATAACTGGCTGTTCGCTAAAAAACACCACGGCAAGCTCATCCTGCGGATCGAGGACACCGATACCGAACGTTCTACTCAGGAGTCTATCGACGGGATCATCGAGGGTCTGGAGTGGTTGGGGATTGATTGGGATGAAGGTCCGTATTTTCAGACTGAATTTGCTGCCGAGCACGTCGAGCGGGCCCATCAGCTGATCGCCTCTGGTCATGCCTATAAGTGTTTTTGCAGTAAGGAAGAACTTGATCAGAAACGTGATGTGGCCCAGGCCTCCAAGCAGGAGTACGGCTATGACGGGACCTGTCGGCGTTTGAGCGCTGATGAGATTGCGGCTAGAGAGGCCAACGGGTTGCAGTATGTGGTGCGTTTCAAGGTGGCACGTGCCGAGGGCGGCGAGGTCAGCTTCGACGACAAGGTTCTTGGCCGGGTGGCCCGTTCGGTGAATGATATTGAGGATTTTGTCATTGTCCGTTCCAACGGCAAGCCGTTGTATCTCTTGTGCAACGTGGTCGATGATATCCGAGACCGGATCAGCCATGTTATCCGCGGGCAGGATCATTTGGGCAATACAGCCAAGCAGATTTTGATCTATCAGGCACTCGGCGCTCAGGTGCCTGAGTTCGCTCACATGCCGCTGACCCTTGACCTGAATAAGGCCAAGATCTCCAAACGCAGCCACGGTGAAATTGTCGCGGTGCAGTTCTATAAGCAACGTGGATTCCTGCCGTGGGCCTTGGCTAATTTTTTGATTCTCTTAGGTTGGTCCGGTGGTGATGATCAGGAGATCTTCTCTCGGGAAGAGTTGATTGAGGTCTTTACCTTGGAGCGGATCAATAAGTCCAATTCGATCTTTAATTATCGTAAGGACGATCCCAAATTTTTCACCGATCCCAAGGCGATCAGTATCAATGAGCATTATCTCCGCACCATGCCCATTGCCGAAATCGCCGCCTTGGTTGAGGCGGACTTCAAGGCCGAAGGACTGTGGGACGATTCCTATGCCGCCACTCGGCGCGACTGGTTTCTGTCGACCCTTGACTTGATCCGTGCCCGGTTTCATACGATTAAGGATTTTGCCGTGGGCGGGCGGGCCTATTTTGCCGATGATTTTGAATTCGAGGAGGCGGCAGTCAGAAAGAATGTCTTGAAGTTTCCTGAATTGAAAGAGTGGCTGCCTGCCTTGGCAAAACGTCTTGAGGCCTTGCCGGAGTTCAGTCTTGAGGCGGTGGAGGAACTCCTGCGGGCTATGGCCGAGGAGCTGGGCGTTAAGCCTGGTGTCTTGATCAATGGCGCGCGGGCCGTGGTTACCGGGCGGTTGGCCGGTCCGAGTATGTTCGAGGTGCTCATTGCAATTGGCAGGGAGCGGGTGATTGCCCGTCTCGCTAAGGCAGGCGAGTTGTTTGCCCGCTTTGGTGGTTGA
- a CDS encoding bacteriohemerythrin produces MTTPDLHWDDRYSVAVQLIDEQHQKLFADLNTLIHLLNTRVELSEVESVVDDLIDYVGYHFSTEEKLLAKHPHYAAHRLRHQEFTEKVRSFDRQLLLDKPEQTAISLFIFLGEWLQNHIQTEDRLYFDYLHRHKLLPTAE; encoded by the coding sequence ATGACGACGCCAGACCTTCACTGGGACGATCGATATTCTGTGGCTGTGCAATTGATTGACGAGCAGCATCAGAAACTCTTCGCTGATCTCAACACCTTGATCCATTTGCTTAATACACGCGTCGAGTTGAGTGAGGTTGAGTCGGTGGTCGACGACTTGATCGACTATGTTGGCTATCATTTTTCGACCGAGGAGAAGTTGCTGGCCAAGCATCCTCACTATGCTGCTCATCGTTTAAGGCATCAGGAGTTTACCGAGAAAGTGCGTAGTTTTGATCGGCAACTGCTGTTGGATAAGCCCGAACAAACAGCCATCAGCCTGTTTATTTTTCTTGGCGAGTGGTTACAGAATCATATTCAGACCGAAGACAGGCTCTATTTCGACTACCTGCATCGGCATAAATTACTGCCAACGGCAGAGTGA
- a CDS encoding glutamine--tRNA ligase/YqeY domain fusion protein, whose translation MTTSASDFIRTRIAEDLSNGKNDGRLVTRFPPEPNGYLHIGHAKSICLNFGVAGENAGGVCHMRFDDTNPTKEEVEYADSIMRDVRWLGFDWGDKLFYASDYFEQFYQYAVQLITMGKAYVCSLPAEEIRGYRGTLTEPGKDSPYRTRSVDENLDLFERMRAGEFADGTHILRAKIDMASPNLNMRDPAVYRIRKTAHHRTGDAWCIYPMYDFAHCLSDAIEKITHSLCTLEFEDHRPLYDWFLDTLQTPYHPQQIEFARLNLTFTVMSKRKLLQLVTEKLVSGWDDPRMLTISGIRRRGYTPVSIRKFCEMIGVSKKDSRIDMGVLENCVRDDLNENAPRAMAVLNPVKVIIDNYPEDHLEQMVTDNHPKRPEMGTRTVPFCKEIYIEQSDFLEDPCPKFFRLAPGREVRLRSAYLITCQSVDKDPVTGEIVAVHCTYDPASRGGSAPDGRKVKGTLHWVSARHGIRAEVRLYDRLFFKEDPEEDKAIDFKTNLNPDSLTVLAHCVIEPSLATDSVGKHFQFERQGYFYADPVSCAEGKLVFNRTVGLRDTWGKAQGGK comes from the coding sequence ATGACGACCTCAGCCTCAGATTTCATCCGGACAAGGATTGCTGAAGACCTTAGTAATGGTAAAAACGATGGCCGCTTGGTAACTCGTTTCCCGCCTGAGCCCAACGGTTATCTTCATATCGGTCACGCCAAGTCGATCTGCTTAAATTTTGGGGTGGCAGGCGAGAATGCGGGTGGCGTTTGCCATATGCGCTTCGATGACACCAACCCCACCAAGGAAGAGGTGGAGTACGCCGACTCGATCATGCGCGACGTCCGTTGGCTCGGCTTTGATTGGGGTGATAAACTTTTCTACGCCTCTGATTATTTCGAGCAGTTTTATCAGTATGCGGTGCAGTTGATCACGATGGGCAAGGCCTATGTCTGCAGTCTGCCCGCCGAAGAGATCAGGGGCTATCGAGGCACCTTGACTGAGCCGGGCAAGGATAGTCCCTATCGCACGCGCAGTGTTGACGAGAACCTCGATCTCTTCGAGCGGATGCGGGCTGGTGAGTTTGCTGATGGCACTCATATCCTGCGGGCTAAGATCGATATGGCCTCCCCCAATCTCAATATGCGTGATCCTGCTGTGTACCGCATTCGTAAAACCGCTCATCATCGTACTGGTGATGCCTGGTGCATCTATCCGATGTATGATTTTGCCCACTGTCTCTCCGACGCGATAGAGAAGATCACCCACTCCCTCTGCACCCTGGAGTTTGAGGACCATCGGCCGCTCTATGACTGGTTCCTTGATACTTTGCAAACGCCTTACCATCCTCAGCAGATCGAATTTGCCCGTCTTAATCTCACTTTTACGGTGATGAGCAAGCGGAAGCTCCTGCAGCTTGTTACCGAGAAGTTGGTCAGCGGTTGGGACGACCCACGGATGCTCACTATCTCAGGAATTCGACGGCGTGGATATACCCCTGTGTCAATCCGTAAATTTTGCGAGATGATAGGGGTCAGTAAGAAGGATAGCCGTATCGATATGGGGGTGCTTGAAAACTGCGTGCGCGACGATTTGAACGAGAATGCCCCGCGGGCCATGGCGGTTCTGAATCCGGTAAAGGTGATCATTGACAATTACCCGGAGGACCATTTGGAACAGATGGTCACGGACAATCATCCCAAACGCCCTGAGATGGGAACGAGAACGGTGCCGTTCTGTAAGGAGATCTATATAGAGCAGAGTGATTTCCTTGAGGACCCGTGCCCGAAGTTTTTCCGTTTGGCGCCGGGACGGGAGGTGCGTTTGCGTTCCGCTTATCTGATTACCTGTCAGAGTGTGGACAAAGACCCTGTGACCGGTGAGATCGTGGCAGTCCATTGCACGTATGATCCGGCCAGTCGCGGTGGTTCGGCCCCGGATGGACGTAAGGTTAAGGGGACTCTGCACTGGGTTTCGGCCCGCCACGGGATCAGGGCCGAGGTCAGGCTGTATGATCGGCTGTTCTTTAAGGAGGACCCGGAGGAGGATAAGGCGATTGATTTTAAGACCAATCTTAATCCCGATTCCCTGACGGTCCTGGCCCATTGCGTTATCGAGCCTTCGCTGGCTACTGACTCTGTCGGCAAGCATTTTCAGTTTGAGCGGCAGGGCTATTTCTACGCTGATCCAGTCTCCTGTGCGGAGGGGAAACTGGTCTTCAACCGGACGGTTGGGCTCAGGGATACCTGGGGTAAGGCGCAAGGGGGGAAGTAA
- a CDS encoding D-alanine--poly(phosphoribitol) ligase: protein MCQGLALPFYGHSLQNPSLPALFVSGKFYSYGELGELAATMAALLADPRQGQVARVGVLASRSLPAFAGILAACWAGVTFVPLNPKYPEERLATIIRNSQLSAIVVDDGGCKALTEKVMACCPPLFIGPCMDDLALGGVVIQGRQTLAKYSPLPPVQLPREKIAYILFTSGTTGEPKGVMVTTANAAHFLTISQERYRLMADDRVSQQSEITFDHIAFDLFMAWGAGASVHVVPETMVMAPAEFIRKQELTVWFAVPSVISFLKGMKLLKPGIFPTLRISLFAGEPLPKELADAWQEAAPNSRVDNLYGPTEVTVDCLWQSYQAPYEITPNRGVVAIGRPYAGMHAAIVDSGNKFLGPGEIGELAVSGPQVSAGYWNNPELTALRFPRLQHPELGETIWYLTGDLSYQDATGIFHYLGRVDNQVKVLGQRVELEDVEFHLRAVCQSDSVAVVAWPVLHGTAQGLIAFVTDSALDQKLVKEGLRHRLLSYMIPRRIVCLAQLPLNLNGKVDRKALVALLEAEKTQHG from the coding sequence ATGTGTCAAGGTTTAGCCTTGCCCTTTTACGGGCATTCTTTACAAAATCCCTCTCTGCCAGCCCTTTTCGTTAGTGGAAAATTTTACTCGTATGGAGAACTCGGTGAGTTGGCGGCCACCATGGCCGCCCTGCTTGCCGACCCCCGTCAGGGACAGGTTGCGCGGGTTGGGGTCTTGGCCAGTCGATCGCTTCCGGCCTTTGCCGGCATCCTTGCCGCGTGCTGGGCTGGCGTCACCTTTGTGCCGTTGAATCCTAAGTATCCTGAAGAGCGGCTGGCGACTATAATCAGGAATTCACAACTGAGCGCCATTGTCGTGGATGATGGAGGGTGCAAGGCTTTGACCGAGAAGGTGATGGCCTGCTGCCCTCCGCTATTCATCGGTCCCTGTATGGATGATCTGGCGCTTGGCGGCGTGGTGATTCAAGGTCGACAGACGCTGGCAAAGTATTCCCCGCTTCCCCCGGTGCAATTGCCCAGGGAGAAGATCGCCTATATCCTGTTCACCTCGGGAACTACTGGTGAACCGAAAGGGGTAATGGTGACCACGGCGAATGCGGCCCATTTTTTGACGATATCGCAGGAACGTTACCGGTTAATGGCCGATGATCGGGTATCCCAACAGTCGGAAATCACCTTTGATCATATCGCCTTTGATCTGTTTATGGCGTGGGGGGCTGGGGCGTCGGTCCATGTGGTGCCGGAAACCATGGTCATGGCGCCGGCGGAATTCATCAGAAAGCAGGAGTTGACGGTGTGGTTTGCCGTTCCTTCGGTGATCTCTTTCCTCAAAGGGATGAAACTGCTTAAACCAGGTATTTTTCCCACTTTACGGATATCGTTGTTTGCCGGAGAGCCATTGCCTAAGGAGTTGGCTGATGCCTGGCAGGAAGCTGCGCCAAACAGCAGGGTCGATAACCTGTATGGTCCCACGGAGGTGACAGTGGATTGCCTGTGGCAGTCGTACCAAGCGCCCTACGAAATAACACCGAACCGGGGTGTTGTCGCTATTGGCAGGCCTTATGCCGGAATGCATGCTGCCATTGTTGATTCCGGAAATAAGTTTCTCGGACCTGGAGAGATCGGGGAACTTGCTGTTTCCGGGCCCCAGGTATCGGCCGGCTATTGGAATAATCCGGAGTTGACCGCCTTGCGATTTCCCCGGTTACAGCATCCTGAGCTTGGTGAAACTATCTGGTATTTAACCGGCGATCTTTCGTATCAGGATGCGACCGGGATTTTTCACTATCTGGGCCGGGTTGACAATCAGGTCAAAGTGCTGGGGCAGCGGGTCGAGTTGGAGGATGTGGAGTTTCATCTTCGGGCTGTGTGCCAATCCGATTCAGTTGCGGTAGTTGCCTGGCCGGTGCTGCATGGGACTGCTCAAGGGTTGATTGCCTTTGTGACCGATAGCGCTCTGGATCAGAAGCTCGTCAAAGAGGGACTTCGGCATCGGCTATTATCGTATATGATCCCTCGGCGGATCGTTTGTCTTGCGCAACTCCCCTTAAATCTGAACGGAAAGGTCGACCGCAAGGCGCTGGTCGCCCTGCTTGAAGCGGAAAAGACACAGCATGGCTAG
- a CDS encoding acyl carrier protein: protein MPTKEALRNFLKELLVEYGETSEFTDDASLLISGILDSLAVLRIVVFLEQEFGLDLSDQGFDQNDFDSVASIMRMIEERCS, encoded by the coding sequence ATGCCTACGAAAGAAGCGTTACGGAATTTTTTGAAAGAACTGCTCGTTGAATATGGCGAGACATCCGAATTCACCGATGACGCTTCGTTGCTCATCAGCGGTATTCTAGATTCGCTGGCGGTGTTGCGGATAGTGGTGTTTTTAGAACAGGAGTTCGGTCTGGATCTGTCCGACCAGGGCTTTGATCAGAATGATTTTGATTCGGTGGCCAGTATCATGCGGATGATTGAGGAGCGCTGTAGTTGA